Within Desulfolithobacter dissulfuricans, the genomic segment CACATGTTTGACCGTCTGCAGTATTCTTTCCAGCACCAGAAAGAATTTCTTGCCAATGCTTCTCACGAGCTGAAAACACCCATTGCCATGCAACGGTTATTTTTTGATGAAGCGCTGCAGCTCAGTGAGCTGCCCGACAATTTCAGAAAACAGCTTGTGCAGCAAAGCAGGATTCTTTGTCGTATGGATCGGCTGGTGAAAAATCTGCTCGACCTGTCAGCGCTGGAGTTACAGGCAGCCTGTGATCCCGAAGAACTTGATTTAGTGGAACTCACCGCCACGGTTTTCACTGAATTTGAAGATATTATCAGGGCAAACAACATAGAACTCTCCCTCGAGCTGCCAGGGAGCGCTTTCATAAGGGCAGACGGTGAAAAAATCAAACGGGTGCTGATCAATCTCATCGATAACGCCATCAAATACAACCATCCCGAAGAAGGCCGGATAGAATGTCGTATCACAACGGAAAACAAGGGAATATGGTTGGAAATATATAATAGCGGTCCCGGCATGCCGGCTGATCAGTTAGAGCGGGTCTTTGATCAGTTTTACCGGGTTGAAAAATCCCGCTCAACCGCTCTTGGCGGCGCAGGTTTGGGATTGACCATCGTGAAACGGATCATTGAAATGCATGGCGGCACCATCACGATGGAAAGTGAGGCCGGGTCCTGGACCCGTGTCCGTGTTTTTTTCCCAACCCTGCAAACAGACAAAAAACGGAGCGATTCAGCGCCGCTGAACGCGTAGCCTCTGCTCTTTCTGCACTGCGACGAGAAGAACGATCGATCCGGCCGCTATGAGTGCGTCCAGCAGAAACGCCTGCGCTGATCCGAAGATCTGCCAGACAGTGCCAAAGAGCAGGGCCCCGGGAAGTGCGGCCAGGCCGACAACCATGTGATAGAGGCCAAAGGCCGTTGCCCGTTCCCGGCTTCGTGCGAAATCGCCGACCAGGGCGCGTTCCGCACCTTCTGTTGACGCAAGCGCGGCAGCATATCCCAGAAACAGCATCCACACGATAATCTGGTTGGTCAGGCCACAGGACCAGGCAAGGGCCAGAAGAAGAACAATACGCAATGACCAGCCGACCAGCAGAACCGCCAGTCTGCCGAAACGATCCGACAGACACCCTGCCGGTCCGGCGACCACGGCCTTGACCGCACTGGCGGCTGCCCATAACAGAGGAACCCAGGCAACCTGCAGGCCCTGATCGCTGGCCCAGAGAACAAGAAAGGCCTCTGGTGCACTGGCCAGGGCAAGCCCGCCGGCAGCAAGGATCATGCCACGCAGACGTTGATCCAGAACAGACCATCGCAGTGGCGGAAGCCGGGTAGGTCTGCCGGCTGCCGGTGTATCCTCCAGGCCAAAATACAGCAGCGCAATAACAAGGATTCCCGGTACGAGAGACCAGAAAAAGACATGTTGCATGCCCATGCCGCTGCGCAGCAGCAACCAGGCACAAAGAGGACCCAGCATGGATCCAGCATTATCCAGGGCCCGATGAAAACCAAAGGCACGACCGCGCCGGGCCGCATCGATTGACCCGGCAATAAGCGCATCCCTCGGAGAAGTCCGCAACCCTTTACCGACCCGGTCCAGAAACCGCAGAACCAGTACCCAGCCCCAACCAAGCGCCAGGCCGATCAGAGGACGGGCCGTGTTGGAGACGGAGTATCCCCCCAGCACCAGACGCTTATGGTTCCAGCCCCTGTCCGCCATCCGGCCGGAATAGAGCTTGAGCAGACTGGCCGTGGCCTCGGCGACACCTTCCACAAGGCCCACCACCGCGGGTCCTGCCCCAAGCGTGGCGGTCAGGAACAGGGGTAACAGAGGCGTGATCATTTCACTGGCCGTGTCATTTAAAAAGGACACAAGCCCGAATATGATCACCGTGCGCGGCAGGAAACCTGTTTTCATGGTTGCCTCTTCACCGCGCTGTAGAGCAGAAGCACCTTGTCTCCCCCGGGTCGCCGGACCAGTTTCCGGCCAAGATCGAGATGCTGTGCCAACACGTCCGGCGAAACATTTTCAACTGTTCGCGGCAGGTTGATAATGTACATGTAGTTTCGCACCGTCATCCGGCTCAGCGTTCCGACCCAGAGCGGTGTTGTATTATCAAGACGTATATCTGCCGGCCATAAACGCAGCACCAGTAAATCATGGGGACTGGTGGAAAGTGCATGTATGAGCAGCAGTTGTTCATGCCGGCCGTCATGCACCTGGGGCAGGATGGGCAAACTGAACGGATCAGGATCGGCAAGCAGCCAGCGCAGGCCTGTCACCACGGTCAGGGGAACAGGTTGCCGCCAATCCCGGGCAAGAAGCATTTTTTTCAGTTTGTCGAGATCCCCTGCATACTGCAGATTAAACACCTGCTCTTTTTCTCCCTCCAGATCCAGCCGGGCCACGGGTAACTGCTGCCAGCCCTCTGTCTGCCACACAGATGTCGGCATGGTGCGCACATCGTGACGCAAGGCATAGCGAAGTTTATTCCTGTTAAATCCACTTGACCAGTGTACGGTGGCAGCCAAAACAAGAACCGTCAGGCAGAGAGCCCACAGTCCCCGGTAGGCACAGGAACGGGTGGGGACATGGTTGAAATAGGCAACCGAGAGCAAAATAAGCCAGGCTGTGCCGAGGCAGAAGCCACCGACCACATCAGAAAGCCAGTGCGCTCCAAGATAGAGGCGTGACGCGCCTATCCCGGTAATCAACACCAGAGCGAAACTCACCGGCAGCCAGCGCCTGTCCGGGCGCAGTTCCCGGCTGCAAAGCAGGGCAAGAAAGCCGAAGATGATCACGCTGATGGTGGCGTGATTACTGGGATAAGCCCAGCGGACCGCACCCTGGTACATATCCACTGGTCGTGGAATGTGGGTAAGAGTTTTCACAGCGGTAACAAGGAAAAATCCTCCCGCCACGGTGATAGCGAGATAAAGCGCCGAATAGCGGTCTTTTCGCCAGAGCAGCCAGACCAGGGCGGCCAGGGTCAGCGATCCAGTGACAGCGGCGTCACCGAGCATGGTTATGGCGACCATGATGGTATCGCCCCAGGGCGTACGCAGGCCCTGGAGCAGGTGATAGACCGATTGATTGACCTGCACCAGAGGATCGCCGGTGACCACATCTTCAGTTATGCCGAAAAAGAGCCAGAGTGAACCGACAAAGACCATGGCCAGCAACACCAGCAGCCGCAACATGGATTGATCCCGGTCAAGGACACCGCCCTTCAGCCAGCGCTGCAACAGGGGCAAACGCTGCAGCAGCACCAGCAGTTTTTTCTCCCAGGCCGGAAAACGGTTCAGAGCAAAACGAAGGAGTCTCCGGGAGAGAAAAAAGACCATCCATCCGCCAACAACACTGACACCGATCAAGATGGCGAGACGTTTGGCCACTTCGCCTGCCAGAGCCAGTGAGGCTCCAAAAGCCATACCTGGCAGCAGATAGGCAGGCGCCCAGCCAAGGGCAGAAAGCACGTTGTAGAAAGTGAAGTGGACCGGATCCATGCCAAGCATTCCGGCAACCAGGGGGATAACGGGCCTGATTGGCCCGATAAAACGGCCAAAAAAGACGGACTTGCCTCCATGGCGGTGAAAAAACGATTCTCCCCTGGCGAGCATATCCTGGTGTTTCGCAAAAATACGTAACGAGCGAATATTGTCTTTATAATAATGACCCAGCCAGTAACTCAGACCGTCGGCGAGCACTGCTCCAAAGACCGCCCAGGCCATGGTTGGCCAGAAGGACAAGGCCCCGGTGGCAATCAGGGCGCCTGCCGTCAGCATTAAAGCCGCACCGGGGACCAGCAGGCCGATGACCGCCAATGATTCGGCAAAGGATGTCAAAAAAATGACCAGCCCGGCCAGATTTGGATGCTTGGCTATCCCTGTGGTGACAGTGGTGAGCAGTTCAGTCATGGTTGCAATTTTTTCTCAGCCCGGATGTATCTGCAAATCGAGTTGTGGGTTGTGAGCTAGCTGAGCTTCAGTGGTCATCAAATTTATTTTTCCGCCCCAGCGGGTCTGCGATGTTTCCGGTGGTAGAGAAACTCCAGCATCCCGTCAACGGCAAGCGTCAGGATAAAAAATCCCATGAGTACATATTTCATATAGATCCTGCCAAAGGTCAAAAGGTAGAGTCCGGCAAGATGCATATATTTTTTCATACCGGAGTAGGTAATATTCCTGTCTATTTTGACCAGCTCGGAGGTAACCTTCTGCTCCCCGACAGTGACCCGGACATAATGATAGAATGTATGCTCCGGGTCCTTGCCCACCAGCTCGGCTCCTGCACCGCCACTGACGATGGTATGCAGCCCGTGGATTGTCTCGTCATACCAGGCATGAATATGCGAGGTAAAAAGTGTGGTAACCCTGTAGCGCAGAAACAGGTCCTCAAGTCGGCGGGCCACATCCGCGTCTTTCAGGGCATGGGCATAGCGGACAAGCGCCCCGGGTTTATCCCTGGGATCCCAGAGCGGCACATGCATGAAGACGAACCGGTATTTGTACCGAAGTCCGTCTTTAAGCTCTTTTTCAAGCCAGGCCTCCTGTTCATCGCCAAGACTCGTCTCATTGCTGTTATCAAGGAGGATAAATTTAGCGTCACCAAGGACAAAGGAATAGTACATCCGCCCGAAGATGTGATAGTACATATCCATGTTATGAAAGGCCACATCATGGTTTCCGGGCAGGGTCAGGTTGGGGATCTGCAGTTCACGACGCTGATCAAGGTATTGACGGAAGGTATCACGGTCCGGATAGAGCACCAGATCGCCGCCGATAATGGCAAACTGTAACGTCTGGTCATTATTGAGCTTGCGGACAACATCGCTGAAGACCGGACTGTTCTTGGCATCAGCGAGAAAGGCAAAGGTGAGGGGTCCTTTCTCATACCGCTGCTCTATCCTCTGCAGGGCCTGAAAATTCAGGTCATGATCTTCAATAGGAAAAAGATCGGCTATTTCAATATATGCCCAGAAACAGAGGATAAGAACAATCAAGAGCAGCCGAAACCAGGTCCGGCGACGAAAATAGATCGTAGTCAGTCGGGTAAGTTTTTCCATAGTATCAAGTTGTAATTGCTGAAATTATAGTCCTGCAGATTGAAGGAATCAGCTGTCTTCTCTGAAGGTGGCTGGCTTTTATGCATCAGGAAAGCTTGATCCCGGGCTGTTCTCCATTCTGTACGGCTATAAAATTCAACGTTGTGTGGATGGTAAACAATGGAAAAAGCAGGGCCATACAGAAGATATTGATCACCGGAATCATGCTGATGAAGGCAGGGAAAATCCCGAGCCGGAAGGAGTGGATGCGGTACGTTCGCACCCAGTCAATTTTCTTTCCCAGGGTCCAGCGATGATTGGAAGCGGGATAATCGATGAACATCAGGGCAGAATAAAAAACATAGATCAGAAAGACCAGAGCCTGACCGACAACCGGGATGCAGTTTACCGCCAGGGCAACCATGGTGACCAGGATACCAATCGCGCCGATCTTGCATCCTTCCCACAGGTCGATGAGTACACCGGCCGGTGTGAATCCGTCCGTTTGCTTAACCTGACGGCCCAGATAGATCTTTTCTGCTGCTCCGCTTAAAAAGACGTATCCGGGCGTGGTAAGGCAGTAGGCGGTCAGAAAGGCGAGATAGAAGGCAGCAATGCGGGTGATAATAAGAAAAAGATATTTGACCACCAGCCAGCCCTTGCCGACCAGCCAGCCCCAGATACCGGTGATATCCGGAGGCTGCTGGAAAAAATGACCGGTCAGACCATCGATGAGGTGTATCGCCTCAAGGTAGCCGATCCAGGTCAACGCCACGGTGATTGCCACGAGCAATATGCTCCATCCCAGAAGACGGAGATGACGAAAAAGAAACCCCATGGAATAGGTCAGGGGAATCCATTGCCTCTTATGGTTAATCACCCTGCTCCTCCTTTTCTCGCTCTCCGGATTGATGTGTCAACGTATCTTCCTCCATATAACGTACGGTTATGGAAACAATTCTTTGTATCCAAATTCTGTATCCATCAGTTAATGGGGCAGAACCTGTTCCGGAACGTGTGCAGGCAATGCCGGAACCAGATCTCTAGCTTGTTTTACAAGGAGTTGTAATCCCCAGAAGCACAGGCATACTGCCGGCTCAAAAAAGGGGCTTCTGCCCGGGACCTATGAGCCAAAATTAATAATTTCTATTGCAACATCTCTTCCAATGTATGTTTGACAGGCCAGCCGCATGTTCTCATCTGCGCCAATCGCCTCAAGTCTTTTCGCTTCCCGAGAGTTTACAGGACTCAAAAACTGCTGCCCTTCCAGGACACGGACTACGCATTTTCCACACATGGCTTTGCCACCGCATACTGTTTCAATCGGAATACCATGTGATTGCAGTGTGACCAGGATGGAGCGAACCATGGTTGTTTCAATGCGCTGTCCAGTGTTCTTAATAAAGATCGATGGCATGTCATTCCTTTATTTTTCAGGTAACAGGAGTTGAGTGCGCGTTGGTACTCCATCATGGGATACCAGTGCGTGGTGTTTAAGGTGCTGAACCACTCAAGTCTCTCCTCCCCTGGCGCCTCAGTGCCTTTGCGCCTTATCGCTTAATTCGGGCTGGGTTTCAGTGGTGATCAAAAATAATACAGTCATGCAGCTGACCGTTTTCTCCTGTACAGCATGACAAAGGCAAAAACAAGGAGCAGAACCGCTGCCACGTACTTCTGCGCCAGATGCATGACTGTTTCGTAATTCCTGCCAAAAAGGTAGCCTACCAGAATAAACTCGCCTATTCCCACAAATACGCCTGGTACATTGAACAGGATGAATCGTTTAAATTCCATCTGAAAGACGCCTGCCAGGGCCGGGGTAATCCAGGAAAAGGGGCCGCTCAAACGGGCCAGAAACACGGACCAGGGGCCATTGCGCCGGAAAAAGGCCTCACCCCTTTTATAATTCTCTTGGGTAAACACCCTTCTCAGCAGAGGTTTTTCACTGAAATGCGCAAAGAACGACTTGCCGTAGCGCCGACCCAGAAAATAGCTGGTGGTGTCACCCAGGATGCCTCCGGTATAAAATAATGCGGCGACAATCCAGATGTTGAGTATGCCCATACCCGCCAGAATGGGGCCGGCCAGAAAGATAATTTCCCCATAAACAAAGAGTGAACAGGGAAACACCGTCTCGATATAGGCACCTGCCAGGAGAACAGCATAGGCAACATGCTGGTGCTGTTCCAGAAAGAGAAGAAAAGATTCCACGTTTCACCTGATGACCAGGTAACTTTTGCCTTTTTTCATAGAGACAGGCTGCATGGCCTGATACCACCAGATGAGCGTCTGTTTGAGGTAACCCTGTTTTTCGAAGCGCCGGGCAGAGGTTGCGGCCTTGTCTGTCTGCAGAAAGAAAAAATCCCCATACCGGCGGGCCTGCCTGATATAATCCAGATCTTCGGCATAACTGAGCTGCTCGTCATAGGCTACCTGCGAAGCCACCTCGGCCCGGACTATCTGCAGCCCATAGGAGGTACGGCTCAGCCGGTGGCCCAGATCGTACAGGCTAAACCAGAACCGTGCCTTGGCAGAAGAGGTATCCGATGGTTTAAGCGCGGTAGTGCCGATCGCCAGGTTATCGGCAGCGTGTTTGCCAAGATACCTGTCCAGCTCACGAAGAAAACCCGGTTCAAGACGGGTATCGGCATCGAGAAAAACAATCCAGTCACTGTCAGGACTGGCCTGGGCAAAACCCGTATTTCTGGCCCGGGAAACGCCTTTTTCACAGGTCAGAACAGATAGATTTTCATGTATTGCCGCATAACTGCTGGCTATCTCCCTGGTGCTGTCAGTGGAGCCGTTTTCCACCACAATGATTTCATAACAGTCTACCGGATAGTCCTGGCTGACAAGGTGGTTCAGGGTTCCTTCCAGGTAGTGTTCCTCATTATGTGCAGGAATTATGAGAGAAAAGCGATTGCCACCGAGATGTTTCTTCACCTCGTCATGGACTATTTCCAGACTTTTTTCCGTTTTCCAGGGAGGGATGAAACGGTCAGTCTGCTGGATTTCTTCCACCATGGCGGGGAGATCAACATGTTTTTGCTCCCTGCCGGTGACATACCACTGTTTTTCACCCAGGAAATCCGCCAGATATTCCTGCTCGGTCTGTTTCGGCGTGGCAAAGAGCACGGCCTGTTTATCCATTTCTGCCAGATCCATGACCGTGGTGTAGCCTGAGCGGGAAACAATCAGCCGGGCCTGATTAAAGAGCGTGTTACGCTGGCTGCCCGTAACCACCGGATAGATGGTGATATTATAGTCGGGCAGACAGGTCACCTCCTCGGTGCTGGTGTCTCCCAGGACAAAGACCTTGGTGCCTGCCAACCTTTTTGCCTGCTCGAGCAGTTTACCGATAAACGACTCCCTCTGATGCTCAAGATACCCGCTGATGATGAAGAGGTAGTCAATCTCTTCTCTGTCCTGTTCACGGGTATAGGCGGAAAGGACACCGATCCAGTTATGTTTCAGTTTATCGGTAACCCTGTTATGGGACAGTCTGCCGGACAGACAGGTTTCCATCTCAGGAAAATCAGGGATGAAAACCATGTCAAACCGGCGCAGATACCTGCTGTTTATCCAGTCAACGATCGGACGGAACAGTCCCAGTCCCCTGGGCATGATGAAAGAAATCTGGTGGGAAATGAGAAAGCTGGGTATCTGGGTCGAACAGATTCCATAGCGGCCATCGGAAATAATGCAGGCATACTGATGCTGCCGCTCTCTGATGAAGTTCCTTTCACGGCGGATAAGGCGGGCGGTGGTGAACAGATCGACAACAAGATAATAAAAATAGGCAAGCCCCGAGCCCCGCTCGAGCTTTGGATAATCCTGCAGTTCAATGAAACTGACGTGGTGCTCCCGAAGTTCCTGCCTGAGGAAACGCAGGCCATTGCCATGGGAAAGCACGCTGACGTGCCAGCCTTTTACGAGAAACGATCTGATAATTGGCAAAGATCTGGTCGCGTGGCCCAGCCCCAGCGAGCTGACAGCAAAGAGAACGTGATTTGGCATTGTTATTTTTTTCGTGTTACCCTCGAGCATTGAGAGCAGACATATAATAAAATTTCCAGCAATCTATGCTCACTATTCTACACGACCGGATTTTCCTGTATTGCACCAAAAAATATAAACCGACACAACCACCAGGCAGATAGCCAGTACTCCGAGCATGATCTGGTGCAGATACCGGCTGATCAGTTCCTGATTGTTACCTATCCAGTATCCGACCATGGCGAGAATGAGTACCCAGATGCCAGCGCCGAGTGCAGTGAAGATGGCAAAGATTGACAGATTCATGCGCGCCAGACCGGCAGGCAGGCTGATATACTGTCGAATGCCGGGTAACAGGCGGCCGACGAAGGTGGATATATGCCCGTGCCGGGAAAAAAAATAATCTGCCTTGTCCAGGTTTTTTTCACTGACGAGAACATAGCGGCCATACTTCTCAAAGAGCGGCCGCCCCCACCTGCTTGCCAACCAATAGTTGAACAGGGCCCCCAGCAGACTGCCGCCAATACCGGCAAAAATGACCAGGCCCAGTGACATCTCTCCCCGCGCTGCCAAATAACCGGCCGGCGGCATAACGACTTCACTGGGAAAAGGAAAAAAGGACGATTCCAGAAACATCAGAATAACGATGCCGGAATATCCCCATTGGCCGACCGTCTGTACAATCCAGTTGATAATATCGTGCAACATGATGTGGCGTGCAGCAATTCCCGGACAAGCCTGAAACGTAGGTATAGCGTGAAATCTTACGACATTTTTCGTAAACTTTTTATCCAATCCAGAGGATCGGACCCAACATGCAAATATCGACGGTGTCATCATAACCTACTGGAATAACGACGATAAAAAACAAGATCCCGGTTATTTTTTTCTTGACAAGGCCTTGAAAGGGCGGTTCGCGTTTTTCTATGTGATTTCAATTAGTTGCATAGGAGAACGCCATGGACCAAATCAAACTCTACAACGTGGAACGTATTGTCAGCCTCATCACGGATCAGACCAAAACGGTGCGAAAGCATTGCAATGCTGATAACTTTATCCGAGTATTGCGCCGATGTTTTCAGGCGATCCCTGATCACCGCCAAGTCAGCAAAACGAGCATCTCCCTCGATGATGCTCTCATGTCAGCATACGCCATGTTCTCCCTCAAGGATCCCTCGTTGCTGGCTTTTGAAAATCGACGTCTCAACGAGGCCGAAAATCTGCGTGCCGTATTCGGTATCGAAAACATCGCCTCCGACACCCAGATGCGGGAAATCCTCGATCCTCTTTCGCCGCGTGAATTCAGATCAGGTTTTACCGCGGTATTCCGCATCCTCCAGCGCGGCAAAGACCTCGAAGCCATGACCTGTCTGGATGGACACTACCTGATCAGCGGTGACGGTACCGGTTTCTACTATTCGACAAAAGTCGGCAATGATTTCTGCCTCAGAAAGAAACAGGAAAACGGTAAACATGCCTACTACCAGCAGATGTATGGAGCAGCCATTGTCCATCCTGACAAACGGGAAGTCATTCCCTTCTGTCCCGAAATGATCAGCAACCAGGACGGCACCAGCAAGCAGGACTGTGAGCGGGCTGCTGCCCAGCGTTTCTGGCGAGAGTTCCGTCGCGAACACCCTCATCTTCCAGTCATCGTCACTGAAGACGCTCTGAGCAGCAATGCACCGCATATACGGGAGCTCAAGGCCTTGAACCTGCGTTTCATTCTTGGTGTCAAACCAGGTGACCATCAGTTTCTGTTCGAGCAGTTCGATGCCTCTGTCGAGACGGGTAAAGTGACGGAATTCAACATGGATGATCCCAGGGATCCAAAGAAATATCATGTCTTCCGCTACGTCAATGGCCTGTCCCTGAACAAGTCCAACCAGGATCTGAAGGTCAACCTGCTCGAGTACTGGCAAGCTGACGACAAGGGCAATGAACTGCGGTTTGCCTGGGTGACCGACCTGGAGATCACCAGGGAGAACGCCTATGAGATCATGCGGGCGGGCCGGGCCCGGTGGCGTATCGAAAATGAGACGTTCAATACCTTGAAGAACCAAGGGTATCATCTGGGACACAACTATGGCCTGGGGGCACAACATCTTTCAATGGTATTCACCACTCTGATGGTGCTGGCGTTTCTGGTTGACCAGGCTCAGCAGCTGGGATGCTGGCTTTTCCGCAAGGCCTGGGAAGAGTCCAGAAGCAAACGTCAGCTCTGGGAGAATGTCCGTAGTCGATTCAGGGAACTTCCTGTAGACTCGATGGAAACACTCTACCGGAGCATTGCTTTTGGCATCAAGGGGTACGTCGTCGAGGTGATCGAACCTGACGATGTGATGACCTGACCCGCCGTCAATCGGTGGGCTATATCAAAGAGCACGACCTGCCGCAAACAGGAGCGGCAAGGTAAGGGTGCAACTATGCTTAATTGTCAGGATATATCCCTTTTTTGGTTAACAACTTGGCGCATGATGGCGTGATCAAAGCGAAATAGCTTTACCGTCCCCCTTGGGTGAACATAAATCTGCGCCTACCATGGCTCAGAATGCCCTTCACCGGGAATAGCTGTGTGGCGTGTATCAGAACTCTGTTTTATCTCGGAACAATCCCGAGAATAACTGCCCCGGAGTAATCATTTCAGCTTCTCCTTAAAATTATTTTTTGTTTTTTTGATGGGCAGCGCGGACTCAATCAGGGAAATTATGCGAATGAGCCGGTCGTACAGTGGTGTCAGAACCTCCCGCAGCAACGCGATCAGGACAGTGCAAAGCAGAGCCACCACCAAAGATCCCATGATGTCAAAGGGGAAATGGAGGCCCGTATAAATACGACCCCAGGATCCGATGACAGCAAGGATAAGAAAGAGAAGCCCCTGTTTCCACCACCCCCGCCGAAACAGAAGCGCAAAAGAAGCTCCGAAAAGAAGAGTGGCGTGATCACTTGGGAACGAGGTTTCCGGTGCATGGGGAATCAATGGCTGGCAGAGATGCAGCATATATGGCCGGGGATGGTAGTAAAACACTGTGATAAGCTGGTTGAGAAGCAGCCCGAGAGTCACCACGGCGGCTCCCTCAAGCAGTACCCGCTTTCCCTGCCGGTCCGTGCTGAACCAGAAGACTGCCATGCAAACGATAACCAGATACGGGGTAATCTCGGCACCGATCACGGAAAGAAAATCCGGGACCGGTCGATTGCCGGCCCCGGCATGCAGCCAGTTAAAGAGTTGAATATTTAATCCGTCATCCATGGGTACGTATCCGTATTGTCTGATTCCAACTGATCCTTTTGCACTGTACGAAAATACTCTACACCATGAACCTTACCAAAAGATTATCCAAACATTATCATTTGGTAATCCTGGCTGATTTTTTCGCTTAACCGAGCCGGCAACAGGCTCCGCCATTGCTGCGGATCCATAACCGGTACCGGCGGCTGCTATGACCTGCTTTGCAATACGCCTCTTTCCGCGCCCCCGGGAAATGACCTGTCCCTGCACTCTCCGGCGGAAAATTATTACCCGCCGGAGAAACAAAGCGTTATTTGCCAGAGTTAATCGCGGTCGTCATCTTCACGCCCCCCGTCCCGGTGTTCGTTATCGTCCTGCTCCCGGTAACCTCCATGGTCATAATCAACAGTATCGGTTTCCATGAGCAGGACCTCTCCGGAACCGGCGTCAATTTTGACATCAATGATGGTCTTTTCCGGTGTCACCACTTCAACGCCATAGACCAGAAATCCGTTTTCATTTTCAAGTTCCATCTTCAACACCTGCCCCTGCACTGTTGCCAGAGCGATATTTTTAGCCTGTTCCATGGTGATCACGGCCAGAGATGGATACTCGGACTCGTCCTGCTGAATTCGGATGGTACCGTTTTGGACCTCGGTATCCGCGTCTCCGGCAATGGAAAAACCGGTATAAAGCATACCTGCTGTCAATAGCCAAAAAAACTGACCCACTACCGGACGACAAAATTGACCCACCCGGACAAAAAAATTGACCCACCCGAGGCCCCTGGCCAAGAGCCTGTCCGGTGCCCGCAAGGAGAGCGGGCTGGGAGAGTTCCAGGTCGAGACCACGGAGGCGATATGCGTTGTCGTGACGCTCCTGCATGGCGGTCACCCTGTCAGCTTCTGGCGCAGCCTGTAGCTCTCGCCGCCGAGCATGAAGACGCGGGAGTGGTGGACCAGGCGGTCGATGATGGGCACCGCCACGTTGTCGTCGTGGAAGAAGTCGCCCCAGGCGGTGAACTCCTTGTTGGTGGTGACGACGATGGAGCGGTACTCGTACAGGCTGTTGACGAGTTGGAAGAGGTTGTAGAGCGCGGTTTTGTTCATGGGCAGGTAGCCGAG encodes:
- a CDS encoding DedA family protein gives rise to the protein MESFLLFLEQHQHVAYAVLLAGAYIETVFPCSLFVYGEIIFLAGPILAGMGILNIWIVAALFYTGGILGDTTSYFLGRRYGKSFFAHFSEKPLLRRVFTQENYKRGEAFFRRNGPWSVFLARLSGPFSWITPALAGVFQMEFKRFILFNVPGVFVGIGEFILVGYLFGRNYETVMHLAQKYVAAVLLLVFAFVMLYRRKRSAA
- a CDS encoding sensor histidine kinase → MVGLGYYVSGRILKPISAINSLAREITDKTLDKRIPLGKNRDELYELSSSLNHMFDRLQYSFQHQKEFLANASHELKTPIAMQRLFFDEALQLSELPDNFRKQLVQQSRILCRMDRLVKNLLDLSALELQAACDPEELDLVELTATVFTEFEDIIRANNIELSLELPGSAFIRADGEKIKRVLINLIDNAIKYNHPEEGRIECRITTENKGIWLEIYNSGPGMPADQLERVFDQFYRVEKSRSTALGGAGLGLTIVKRIIEMHGGTITMESEAGSWTRVRVFFPTLQTDKKRSDSAPLNA
- a CDS encoding EI24 domain-containing protein, which translates into the protein MINHKRQWIPLTYSMGFLFRHLRLLGWSILLVAITVALTWIGYLEAIHLIDGLTGHFFQQPPDITGIWGWLVGKGWLVVKYLFLIITRIAAFYLAFLTAYCLTTPGYVFLSGAAEKIYLGRQVKQTDGFTPAGVLIDLWEGCKIGAIGILVTMVALAVNCIPVVGQALVFLIYVFYSALMFIDYPASNHRWTLGKKIDWVRTYRIHSFRLGIFPAFISMIPVINIFCMALLFPLFTIHTTLNFIAVQNGEQPGIKLS
- a CDS encoding 2Fe-2S iron-sulfur cluster-binding protein, whose protein sequence is MPSIFIKNTGQRIETTMVRSILVTLQSHGIPIETVCGGKAMCGKCVVRVLEGQQFLSPVNSREAKRLEAIGADENMRLACQTYIGRDVAIEIINFGS
- a CDS encoding metallophosphoesterase family protein — protein: MEKLTRLTTIYFRRRTWFRLLLIVLILCFWAYIEIADLFPIEDHDLNFQALQRIEQRYEKGPLTFAFLADAKNSPVFSDVVRKLNNDQTLQFAIIGGDLVLYPDRDTFRQYLDQRRELQIPNLTLPGNHDVAFHNMDMYYHIFGRMYYSFVLGDAKFILLDNSNETSLGDEQEAWLEKELKDGLRYKYRFVFMHVPLWDPRDKPGALVRYAHALKDADVARRLEDLFLRYRVTTLFTSHIHAWYDETIHGLHTIVSGGAGAELVGKDPEHTFYHYVRVTVGEQKVTSELVKIDRNITYSGMKKYMHLAGLYLLTFGRIYMKYVLMGFFILTLAVDGMLEFLYHRKHRRPAGAEK
- a CDS encoding MFS transporter, with the translated sequence MKTGFLPRTVIIFGLVSFLNDTASEMITPLLPLFLTATLGAGPAVVGLVEGVAEATASLLKLYSGRMADRGWNHKRLVLGGYSVSNTARPLIGLALGWGWVLVLRFLDRVGKGLRTSPRDALIAGSIDAARRGRAFGFHRALDNAGSMLGPLCAWLLLRSGMGMQHVFFWSLVPGILVIALLYFGLEDTPAAGRPTRLPPLRWSVLDQRLRGMILAAGGLALASAPEAFLVLWASDQGLQVAWVPLLWAAASAVKAVVAGPAGCLSDRFGRLAVLLVGWSLRIVLLLALAWSCGLTNQIIVWMLFLGYAAALASTEGAERALVGDFARSRERATAFGLYHMVVGLAALPGALLFGTVWQIFGSAQAFLLDALIAAGSIVLLVAVQKEQRLRVQRR
- a CDS encoding bifunctional DedA family/phosphatase PAP2 family protein; translated protein: MTELLTTVTTGIAKHPNLAGLVIFLTSFAESLAVIGLLVPGAALMLTAGALIATGALSFWPTMAWAVFGAVLADGLSYWLGHYYKDNIRSLRIFAKHQDMLARGESFFHRHGGKSVFFGRFIGPIRPVIPLVAGMLGMDPVHFTFYNVLSALGWAPAYLLPGMAFGASLALAGEVAKRLAILIGVSVVGGWMVFFLSRRLLRFALNRFPAWEKKLLVLLQRLPLLQRWLKGGVLDRDQSMLRLLVLLAMVFVGSLWLFFGITEDVVTGDPLVQVNQSVYHLLQGLRTPWGDTIMVAITMLGDAAVTGSLTLAALVWLLWRKDRYSALYLAITVAGGFFLVTAVKTLTHIPRPVDMYQGAVRWAYPSNHATISVIIFGFLALLCSRELRPDRRWLPVSFALVLITGIGASRLYLGAHWLSDVVGGFCLGTAWLILLSVAYFNHVPTRSCAYRGLWALCLTVLVLAATVHWSSGFNRNKLRYALRHDVRTMPTSVWQTEGWQQLPVARLDLEGEKEQVFNLQYAGDLDKLKKMLLARDWRQPVPLTVVTGLRWLLADPDPFSLPILPQVHDGRHEQLLLIHALSTSPHDLLVLRLWPADIRLDNTTPLWVGTLSRMTVRNYMYIINLPRTVENVSPDVLAQHLDLGRKLVRRPGGDKVLLLYSAVKRQP